Proteins from a genomic interval of Acanthopagrus latus isolate v.2019 chromosome 7, fAcaLat1.1, whole genome shotgun sequence:
- the ognb gene encoding osteoglycin, paralog b isoform X1: MRSSGSESELPSAVLCSGSGDPAQQTEEDTMMQLRTLIFTYVILPWILSSAAKGEYMEARKPKPGVVPYPDYEEPATDPAGDPKAEELPTCLLCVCLSGSVYCEEVSPEMSAVPALPKETAYLYARFNKITRIRNSDFADMAPLRRIDLSGNLISEIEDGAFSKLPDLEELILAENKLTRLPILPTKLVSFNANFNKLKTQGVKATAFKKLTRLAYLYLGNNELTAVPQLPESLNIVHLQNNKISAITDETFCKGNTSYYIRTNMYQVRLDGNPIQLSKHPNSFICLETLPIGWYN, from the exons ATGCGCT CCTCAGGGTCTGAATcagagctgcccagtgctgtcTTATGTAGTGGCTCAGGAGATCCTGCTCAG cagacagaggaagacacaaTGATGCAACTGCGGACTTTAATCTTCACATATGTTATTCTCCCATGGATCCTGTCCTCTGCAGCAAAGGGTGAATACATGGAAGCGAGAAAACCCAAG ccaGGCGTTGTGCCCTATCCAGACTATGAAGAACCAGCCACAGACCCAGCGGGGGATCCAAAAGCTGAGG AGCTGCCgacatgtctgctgtgtgtttgcctgaGTGGATCCGTTTACTGTGAGGAGGTGTCCCCTGAAATGTCAGCTGTCCCTGCACTGCCAAAGGAAACAGCATACCTCTATGCACGTTTCAACAAAATCACAAGAATACGCAACAGTGACTTTGCGGACATGG CCCCATTAAGAAGAATTGACCTCAGTGGGAATCTCATCTCTGAGATTGAAGATGGAGCCTTTTCAAAACTTCCTGATCTCGAGGAGCTCATTcttgcagaaaacaaactgactaGACTTCCCATCCTGCCCACCAAACTAGTGTCATTTAATGCTAATTTCAACAAGCTAAAAACCCAGGGTGTAAAGGCAACTGCTTTTAAG AAACTTACGAGACTGGCGTATCTGTACCTTGGAAACAATGAACTCACAGCAGTGCCCCAACTTCCAGAGTCCCTAAACATTGTGCACCTGCAA AACAACAAGATCTCAGCTATAACAGATGAGACATTCTGCAAAGGAAACACCAGTTACTACATCCGGACTAACATGTACCAGGTGAGACTGGACGGGAATCCCATCCAGCTTTCAAAGCACCCCAACAGCTTCATCTGTCTGGAGACTCTCCCTATTGGATGGTACAACTGA
- the ognb gene encoding osteoglycin, paralog b isoform X2 has product MRSSGSESELPSAVLCSGSGDPAQTEEDTMMQLRTLIFTYVILPWILSSAAKGEYMEARKPKPGVVPYPDYEEPATDPAGDPKAEELPTCLLCVCLSGSVYCEEVSPEMSAVPALPKETAYLYARFNKITRIRNSDFADMAPLRRIDLSGNLISEIEDGAFSKLPDLEELILAENKLTRLPILPTKLVSFNANFNKLKTQGVKATAFKKLTRLAYLYLGNNELTAVPQLPESLNIVHLQNNKISAITDETFCKGNTSYYIRTNMYQVRLDGNPIQLSKHPNSFICLETLPIGWYN; this is encoded by the exons ATGCGCT CCTCAGGGTCTGAATcagagctgcccagtgctgtcTTATGTAGTGGCTCAGGAGATCCTGCTCAG acagaggaagacacaaTGATGCAACTGCGGACTTTAATCTTCACATATGTTATTCTCCCATGGATCCTGTCCTCTGCAGCAAAGGGTGAATACATGGAAGCGAGAAAACCCAAG ccaGGCGTTGTGCCCTATCCAGACTATGAAGAACCAGCCACAGACCCAGCGGGGGATCCAAAAGCTGAGG AGCTGCCgacatgtctgctgtgtgtttgcctgaGTGGATCCGTTTACTGTGAGGAGGTGTCCCCTGAAATGTCAGCTGTCCCTGCACTGCCAAAGGAAACAGCATACCTCTATGCACGTTTCAACAAAATCACAAGAATACGCAACAGTGACTTTGCGGACATGG CCCCATTAAGAAGAATTGACCTCAGTGGGAATCTCATCTCTGAGATTGAAGATGGAGCCTTTTCAAAACTTCCTGATCTCGAGGAGCTCATTcttgcagaaaacaaactgactaGACTTCCCATCCTGCCCACCAAACTAGTGTCATTTAATGCTAATTTCAACAAGCTAAAAACCCAGGGTGTAAAGGCAACTGCTTTTAAG AAACTTACGAGACTGGCGTATCTGTACCTTGGAAACAATGAACTCACAGCAGTGCCCCAACTTCCAGAGTCCCTAAACATTGTGCACCTGCAA AACAACAAGATCTCAGCTATAACAGATGAGACATTCTGCAAAGGAAACACCAGTTACTACATCCGGACTAACATGTACCAGGTGAGACTGGACGGGAATCCCATCCAGCTTTCAAAGCACCCCAACAGCTTCATCTGTCTGGAGACTCTCCCTATTGGATGGTACAACTGA
- the ognb gene encoding osteoglycin, paralog b isoform X3, producing MMQLRTLIFTYVILPWILSSAAKGEYMEARKPKPGVVPYPDYEEPATDPAGDPKAEELPTCLLCVCLSGSVYCEEVSPEMSAVPALPKETAYLYARFNKITRIRNSDFADMAPLRRIDLSGNLISEIEDGAFSKLPDLEELILAENKLTRLPILPTKLVSFNANFNKLKTQGVKATAFKKLTRLAYLYLGNNELTAVPQLPESLNIVHLQNNKISAITDETFCKGNTSYYIRTNMYQVRLDGNPIQLSKHPNSFICLETLPIGWYN from the exons aTGATGCAACTGCGGACTTTAATCTTCACATATGTTATTCTCCCATGGATCCTGTCCTCTGCAGCAAAGGGTGAATACATGGAAGCGAGAAAACCCAAG ccaGGCGTTGTGCCCTATCCAGACTATGAAGAACCAGCCACAGACCCAGCGGGGGATCCAAAAGCTGAGG AGCTGCCgacatgtctgctgtgtgtttgcctgaGTGGATCCGTTTACTGTGAGGAGGTGTCCCCTGAAATGTCAGCTGTCCCTGCACTGCCAAAGGAAACAGCATACCTCTATGCACGTTTCAACAAAATCACAAGAATACGCAACAGTGACTTTGCGGACATGG CCCCATTAAGAAGAATTGACCTCAGTGGGAATCTCATCTCTGAGATTGAAGATGGAGCCTTTTCAAAACTTCCTGATCTCGAGGAGCTCATTcttgcagaaaacaaactgactaGACTTCCCATCCTGCCCACCAAACTAGTGTCATTTAATGCTAATTTCAACAAGCTAAAAACCCAGGGTGTAAAGGCAACTGCTTTTAAG AAACTTACGAGACTGGCGTATCTGTACCTTGGAAACAATGAACTCACAGCAGTGCCCCAACTTCCAGAGTCCCTAAACATTGTGCACCTGCAA AACAACAAGATCTCAGCTATAACAGATGAGACATTCTGCAAAGGAAACACCAGTTACTACATCCGGACTAACATGTACCAGGTGAGACTGGACGGGAATCCCATCCAGCTTTCAAAGCACCCCAACAGCTTCATCTGTCTGGAGACTCTCCCTATTGGATGGTACAACTGA
- the LOC119023624 gene encoding small integral membrane protein 4, whose product MFRRSQSLRTLLSFVPGKRSLGTYRFLPIFFCIGGVMEWIMINVRIGRETFYDVYRRKQSEREYQQKITEGLNAHNEPAAK is encoded by the exons ATGTTTCGTAGGAGTCAAAGCTTAAGAACTTTACTCAGCTTTGTCCCGGGTAAACGTAGTCTCGGGACATACAGGTTCCTTCCCATCTTCTTTTGCATCGGAGGGGTCATGGAGTGGATTATGATCAACGTGAGGATAGGAAGAGAGACTTTTT ATGATGTCTACCGGAGAAAACAATCAGAACGGGAGTACCAGCAGAAGATAACAGAGGGGTTGAACGCTCACAATGAGCCAGCAGCCAAGTGA